One part of the Vidua macroura isolate BioBank_ID:100142 chromosome 14, ASM2450914v1, whole genome shotgun sequence genome encodes these proteins:
- the LOC128814454 gene encoding fmr1 neighbor protein-like isoform X2, with protein MLPFGTRRAWVFMVLLLLGSIHSLLAAPIQPGSEQSVEAPSKPNMTMEGVFVSFVSFFRPMTCRLSNERLLTPCPVEGLNMSECSKIHCCPFKIGQEEQCYMPVRDDVQLAIRVVLLTGGGFLILGFLPICCCAFLQRSPCINPLQKIGKEVQKIAREKRAGGKQTHDEEIHRHLLD; from the exons ATGCTGCCTTTTGGCACCCGTCGAGCGTGGGTCTTCATggtcctgctcctgcttggTAGCATCCACTCAC TTCTTGCAGCACCGATTCAGCCTGGTTCAGAACAGAGTGTAGAGGCACCCAGCAAACCTAACATGACAATGGAAGGTGTATTTGTATCTTTCGTAAGCTTCTTCAGACCAATGA cttGCCGCCTCAGCAATGAGCGACTCTTAACTCCTTGTCCTGTAGAAGGCCTGAACATGTCTGAATGCTCAAAAATTCACTGCTGTCCTTTCAAAATTGGCCAGGAGGAGCAGTGCTACATGCCAGTGAGAGATG ATGTGCAGCTGGCAATTCGAGTGGTTTTGCTTACCGGAGGAGGATTTTTGATTTTGGGATTTCTACCAatctgctgctgtgcctttttGCAGAGAAG TCCGTGTATCAATCCTTTACAAAAGATAGGCAAAGAAGTACAGAAAATTGCACGGGAAAAAAGAGCTGGTGGTAAACAGACTCATGATGAAGAGATTCATCGCCACTTACTGGACTGA
- the LOC128814454 gene encoding fmr1 neighbor protein-like isoform X1: MPCSIRAGGDSKEIMLPFGTRRAWVFMVLLLLGSIHSLLAAPIQPGSEQSVEAPSKPNMTMEGVFVSFVSFFRPMTCRLSNERLLTPCPVEGLNMSECSKIHCCPFKIGQEEQCYMPVRDDVQLAIRVVLLTGGGFLILGFLPICCCAFLQRSPCINPLQKIGKEVQKIAREKRAGGKQTHDEEIHRHLLD; encoded by the exons ATGCCCTGCTCAATCAGGGCTGGAGGAGACAGCAAAGAAA TAATGCTGCCTTTTGGCACCCGTCGAGCGTGGGTCTTCATggtcctgctcctgcttggTAGCATCCACTCAC TTCTTGCAGCACCGATTCAGCCTGGTTCAGAACAGAGTGTAGAGGCACCCAGCAAACCTAACATGACAATGGAAGGTGTATTTGTATCTTTCGTAAGCTTCTTCAGACCAATGA cttGCCGCCTCAGCAATGAGCGACTCTTAACTCCTTGTCCTGTAGAAGGCCTGAACATGTCTGAATGCTCAAAAATTCACTGCTGTCCTTTCAAAATTGGCCAGGAGGAGCAGTGCTACATGCCAGTGAGAGATG ATGTGCAGCTGGCAATTCGAGTGGTTTTGCTTACCGGAGGAGGATTTTTGATTTTGGGATTTCTACCAatctgctgctgtgcctttttGCAGAGAAG TCCGTGTATCAATCCTTTACAAAAGATAGGCAAAGAAGTACAGAAAATTGCACGGGAAAAAAGAGCTGGTGGTAAACAGACTCATGATGAAGAGATTCATCGCCACTTACTGGACTGA